One Lactobacillus crispatus DNA segment encodes these proteins:
- the tnpB gene encoding IS66 family insertion sequence element accessory protein TnpB (TnpB, as the term is used for proteins encoded by IS66 family insertion elements, is considered an accessory protein, since TnpC, encoded by a neighboring gene, is a DDE family transposase.) — MIRLSDLGQVYIVCGKTDLRKGIDGLATLVKEQFELDPFSGKVFLFCGGSKDRFKALYWDGQGFWLLYKRFENGKLNWPRNQNEVQALSSEQVDWLMKGFAINLKIKNTKACEFY; from the coding sequence ATGATTAGGCTCAGTGATTTGGGTCAAGTCTACATCGTTTGCGGTAAGACGGATCTGCGTAAAGGCATTGATGGCCTAGCAACTTTAGTTAAAGAACAGTTTGAACTTGATCCTTTTAGTGGTAAAGTTTTCCTCTTTTGCGGCGGAAGCAAGGACCGCTTCAAAGCCCTTTATTGGGACGGACAAGGTTTTTGGCTGCTCTACAAAAGATTTGAAAATGGAAAATTGAACTGGCCCAGGAATCAAAATGAAGTTCAAGCTTTATCTTCTGAGCAGGTCGACTGGCTAATGAAGGGCTTCGCAATCAATCTAAAAATAAAGAACACGAAAGCGTGCGAATTCTACTAA